The window ATGGCGGTCAAGGTGGCGTCGGTGAACACGACGAACGCCGGAACATCAGCCTCCAGCGCGACGTCCTTGCGCCACTGCCGGAGCGCGTCGAAAGTTTGTTCCTCGTAGCTGGGCGGGCACTGGTTGCACCGGCCCACCTTGCGTTCGGCGCCGGAGGTGAGCATGGTTCCGCAAACCCTGCACGTGGCCGGAACGGCCGCCTTGCGCCGCGGGGCTGCGCCTTTGCCGCGGACCGCGGAGCTGGCCACCGAGTCGGGCCGCAGCCCGTCGAGGAACCGCGAGGGCTTCCGGTTGGCTCGCCCGCCCGGGGTCCGTGCACTGGACCAGGACAGGAACAGGTGTTCCCGGGCCCGGGTGATGCCGACGTACAACAAGCGGCGTTCCTCGTCCACGGATTCCGGGCTGTCGGCGAAGGAGATCGGCATGAGCCCCTCGCTCAGTCCGACGAGGAACACGGCGTTCCATTCGAGGCCCTTGGCAGCGTGCAGGGAGGCCAGGGTGACGCCCTGGACGGTCGGGGCGTGCTGGGCAAGCGAGCGTTCCTGCAGCTCGTTGACGAAGTCTGAGAGGGTGAACTGCCCTCCCCTGCTGATCACCAGTTCGTCGGCCAGTGCGACGAGCGCCGCGAGTGATTCCCAACGTTCCCGCAATGCGCCGCCGCTGTGCGGGGCGGCGTCCGTGTAACCGAGCGAGGCGACGATGTCCCGGACCAGCTGGCCCAACGGCTCGGGGCTGGCGGTTTCGGCGACGGCCCGCGTGGCAGCCCGCAATTGCAGGATGGCATCGCGGACTTCCTTCCGGGCAAAGAAGCGCTCCCCGCCGCGCAGCTGGTAGCCGATCCCGGCGGAGGCCAGGGCCTGCTCATAGGCCTCGGACTGGCCGTTGGTGCGGAACAGCACGGCAACCTGGCTGGCCGGGGTGCCGGCGTCGAGCAGCTCGCGCACCTTGACGGCCACGGTGGCGGCCTCGGCCTCGTCATCGGAGCATTCCGTGAATTGCGGCACCGGTCCGGGCGGGCGTTGCGCCACGAGTTGAAGCGGCGTGGCCCAGGCAGCGTCGGCGACGGGACCACCGCTGCGCCTGCCGGCAAGCAGCCCGTTGGCCAGCCCCACCACCTGCGGAGTGGAACGGTAGTCGCGAATCAGTTTGACCACGGTGGCCTCAGGGTAGTGGGCTTTGAAGCCGAGGAGGTGCTTGGGCGATGCGCCGGTGAAGGAGTAGATCGTCTGGCTGGCATCACCGACGACGCAGAGTTCGTCGCGGCCCCCCAGCCACAGTTCCAGCAACCGCTGCTGCAGCGGCGAAACGTCCTGGTACTCGTCGACGACGAAGTGGCGGTACTGCTCGCGGACGGTGGCGGCGACCTTGGGGTCTTCCTGCAGGATGCCCACGGTGATCAGCAGGACGTCCTCGAAGTCGATGACGTTCCGGTCAGTCTTGACGTCCTCGTAGGACTGGAACACCCGGGCGACGGCGGTCAGGTCGAAGCCGCCCGGGGCGCCGCGGCCCTGCGCCTTCTCCAAGTAGTTGGCGGGCGTCAGCATGGAAACCTTGGCCCATTCGATCTCGGAGGCAAGATCGCGGATCGAGGCGCGGTCGGTGCTGAGGCGCAACCGCCGGGCGGCCTCCGCAATCATCTGGGCCTTGTGGTCGAGCAGATTGGGCAGGACGCCGCCGACAGCCTGTGGCCAGAAGAACTGGAGCTGGCGGAGAGCGGCAGCGTGGAAGGTGCGGGCTTGGACGTTGCCGACGCCCAGGTCGCGGAGGCGGCTGCGCATTTCGGCGGCCGCCCGGGAGGTAAAGGTGACGGCCAGAAGCCGCTGCGGGCTGTAGACACCGGAGTGCACCCCGTAGGCGATGCGGTGCGTGATGGCGCGGGTCTTGCCGGTACCGGCGCCCGCCAGCACGCACATCGGCCCCTGCAGGGTACTGGCAACTTCGCGCTGTTCTGCGTCGAGTCCGCCGAGGATGCGCTCTTCGAGGGAGCGGGTGTCCGGCGCCGGCACATCGGCCGGCTGGCCGTCGTCAGACTGGCCGTCGTCAGGCTGGCCGGCCGGGGAAGCGCTGGACTGGAAAAGATCTGTGTTCACTGTTGCTGCTCAGTCGTTCGAGGGTGTGCGGTGGATGCGCCGCGGTTCAGGATGCGCGGTGCGGCTGGTGCCGGGTGGCGTCACGGGAGCCTCATACGTCGCCCACCCGGTCGTGGATGATGCCCCCGTACCAGTGTTCGATGAGGGCGCGGGCGATGGACAGCCTGCTGGAGATGACGATCTCGCCGCTGAGGACCGCCTCCTGCAATTCGCTCCGGCTGAACCAGCGCGCCCGGGTGACTTCGACGCCGTCGGGCGTGGCTGTGGAATCAGCGGTGGTGGCTGTAAATCCCAACATGAGGGAGGCTGGGAAGGGCCACGGTTGGGAACCGAGATACTGGCACGCGGTGACCTTGACGCCGACTTCCTCGCCGATTTCTCGGACCACTGCCTGTTCCAGCGTCTCCCCCGGTTCAACGAAACCGGCGAGGGTCGAATAGTTCCGGGCCTCGAGCGGCCCGCCGCCGCCGAGCAGCAACCGGTCGTCCGGGCCCACGACCGTAACAATGATGGCGGGATCGGTGCGCGGGTAATGCTCCGAACCGTCCGCGGGGCACCGGCGCACCCAGCCGCCCGCCTCCGGCACGGTGGCGCTGCCGCAGCGCGGGCAGTGGGTGTGGGTGGCATGCCAGTTGGCGATGGCGCTGGCCTCGACAAAGAGAGCGGTGTCCGTGGGGTTCAAGGCCGCGGCGACATCACGGAACCCCGCCCACTGCGCCCCTTCGGGGATGCCGGCCACATGGGCTTCAAATTCCTCGGCCCGGACCTCGAACTGCTGCGGCAGGAGGAAGAGCACCAGTTGCGTGCCTGCCGGAAGGTCCGCGCCGGGCAGGGCTGAGCCGAGGTAAATCACGTGGTCCGGGGCGTAGGCTGTGCCCTGCAGGTGCTTAGCGAGCTCGGCCGCGTCGAGCAGGACCAGGTTGCTCCCGTTGATGAGGGCCTGCCGGCCGGACAACACCATGGCCCGCGCGCTGCCGGAGCCCAGGAGTTCCGCCAGCATTCCGGGCTTGACCCGTGCGGCGGAGCCACGGTCAATCAGCGCGGACCGCACCGGAAGGACAGTGTCCTCCAAAAGGCCCGCGGCGGGGCCGGCCTGCGGTGTGGCGGGCCCGACCCCGCGGGGCCGGTTCCCGGCGGGCCCGTTCTGTGGTGCTGTGCTGTTTGATGCTGTGTCGTTTGAGGCTGTGCTGTTTGATGCTGTGCTCTTTGACGCTGTGCTCTTTGACGCTGTGCTCTTTGGTGCTTCAGACTCCGCAAGACTCATGTTCCCACCGTACTGACTCCGGCTGACAAATGACATTCTGGCCGGGCGTATGTGGGCATTGGCACGGGCACCACCTCGGGCGCCACACCAGCAGGGCAGCCGCGTCCCATGCCGGTAATTATTCCCGATCTTTCAGACTCGCCGTGGTGCATCGCCGTCTTGGGCGCCGCTCAACCTACCGTGGAACAGTGAGAAGAAGAAACCCCATCGAACTGGCAGCTGTGGCAACCGCGGCGGTCCCCGGACTAACCCCGACCGCCGTCAGCTCAGCGCCCGACGATCCGGCAGACTTCGACTCGGCTCTCCTGTTGGATTCCGAAGGAAAGCGATGGCGCGTCCGCTCGCCCCGCCACGCCGAAGCGAGCGCCAGGTTGGAAACAGAATTCCTCGTACTGCGCGCCTTCGTGCCCGGCATCCGGGCCGAGCTTCCGTTCCTGATGCCCACCGTGGCCGGAACCGTCCGGCAGGGCCCGTTGACCACCTTCGTGTACTCCCACTTGGCCGGATCCACCCGGTCCGTCGAGGAACTCGGTGCGGCGTCGCCGGCCGTGTCACGCGAAATTGGCGCGGCCATGGCCGCCATCCATGACTTGCCCCACTCTCTGGTCAGCAACGCGGACCTGCCGAGCTACACCCCCAATGAGTTCCGCCAACGGCGTCTGAACGAGTTGGATCAGGCCGCGACCACCGGCAAAATTCCGCCGCTCCTTCTCCGGCGTTGGGAACATGCCCTGGAAGATGTCTCCTTGTGGCGCTTCAATCCATGCGTCGTCCATGGGGACCTGCACGAGGACAATCTGCTGGTCGACGGCGACCGGGTGACCGCCGTTACCGGCTGGACCGATCTTCGGATCGGCGACCCGGCTGATGACATGGCGTGGCTGGTCGCATCCAACAACCAGGAGTTCGTCGACAACGTGCTGGCGCATTACACCTCGTCCCGGCGCGACGTGCCCGACGCGCACCTGCTCCGACGCGCGGCGCTCTCGGCTGAATTCGCCCTGGCCCAGTACCTGGTGAAGGGAATCGCCACAGGGGACCACAACATGATCAGCGAGGCAGAGGCGATGCTCTCCACACTGGCCGAGGACGTTGCAGAATACGGCGGGCAGCCGATCAGCATTGAACCTCTCCCTCAGCCCGTCCCCCCGTCAACGCCGGCCTCAGGCTCTGCCGCCGGCCCGCCAGCTCAGCCTGCCGGGCAGGCCTCAGGACCGGACCACCCTGTTGCGGCCGTGAGCAAGGTGGCGCTTTTGGCGCCGGACACAGTGACGGGGCTTGCCGCTGTTCCCTCCAGCGCCGCAATGCCCGCCGTCCAGGTAGCACCGATTCCGCTTGAAGCGTCGGACGAAGGCCGGTCTGACGAAGGCCGGGCAGATGGCGACGTAGCAAGGGAGGGCGGAGCCACCGGAGGTGACTCAACGGCTTCCGGCGACACCGCCGCTGACGATGTAGTGACCGACTCCCCGGGTACAGGCAGCGCCAAGGTTTCCAATGTCTCCGTGACGGCCATCCCCGACGGCGAAGCGGACCGCGAGCCAGGGGCGCCTTCTCCGGCCAATGACACCTCCACGACTTCGCTCCCGGTGGTCCCGCCGAAGTCTCGCTAGCCGGTTCCCAGGGCAGCCGCGACAATCTGTTCCAGCCGAGCCGCGGAGCCCAGATCATGCGGCCGGACCACGGCGTCGTCGGCCACGTAATAGAACGCTGCCCTCACCTGATCCAACGGGACGTCCCTTAGCCGCGCCCAGGCGAGCCGGTACACAGCCAGTTGGACGGCTTTCGTCTTCAGCTGGCCGGCGGACGGCCTCCGGCCTGTCTTCCAGTCCACCAGGTCCCAGCCGCCGTCGGCGTCACGAAACACGGCGTCGATCCGGCCGCGGACCACCACGTCACCGATCCGGGTCTCCACCGGCACCTCTACGTAGGCCGGGGCCCGGTTTGCCCACTCGGACTGGCGGAACGTCTCCACCATGCTGTCCAGACCGTACGCTGCGTCGATGTAATCATCCGAGCCTGCCGCCTCACCGAGATCCAGCATGCCGGCAGCACCGAAGTATTCCTCCACCCAGGCGTGGAAGGCGGTGCCTTTGCGGGCAGACATTCCCGGCTCGCGTGGGACGGGACGGCGCAGCCGTGCAACGACGGAACCGGCGTCGTCCTCCAGATCCACCAGGGTGGACGCAGAAATGTGGCTTGGCAGGTGCACATCCTGCCCGGCGGTCCGGCGGGATCTGCGCTCCAGCAAGGTGGCGGCCTCGTTCATCCAGCCGCCGGCGGGGCCGCGTAAAACCCGGCGCTTTTCCTGCCCTGCCTTGCCGGCACCGAAGGCGGCGGCAGCAGGGAGCAATTCCGGGTCGAGGGAGCGAAGCACCCGCGCAGCGGCGGACTCCATGGCCGCCCGTCGGCCGGGGACCAGACGCAGTCTGGCTCCCGAGCGGGGATCGGTGGGACCCTCGAGCGGATCATACGGCCATCCCGCGACGGACAGCTCCAAGGTCAGCGGGCTCTCCTGCGGCAGAGAGTCCTCGCTGACGGACAGCGGGTGGATTTCGGCGGTACCGTGCGCGACGAGCACCTCCAGTTCAGCCAGGAAGGGCGACATGTCCGCCATTCCCGCGCGGGAGCCCACCCAGGCAGCGCTGGAAACCCAGAGAACGTGTTTGGCCCGGGTGTAGGCCACGTAAGCGAGCCGCCGTTCCTCGGCCTCACCGTGAACCTGGACTGCGGACTTGAACTCTTTCTCGGCGTCGAGCCAGCCTTTCTGGTCCGGATGTTCCAGGGCCCATTGCGGGAGGTCCGCGCGGTCCCCGCGCAGTGGCCAGGGCAGAGCAGCGCTGCCGCTGCTCCACCGCGAATCCCGGCTGCTGGGGAAGGCTCCGGCGTTCAACCCGGGCACGAACACGACGTCCCACTCCAGGCCCTTGGAGGCGTGCACCGTCAGGAGCTGTACCGCTTCGTGATTCACGTCCGGCGCCGCGGCTTCCAGGCCGTTTTCCTCGGCGGCTGCGGCCTCCAGCCAGGCCAGGAAGGCGAGGACGTCGACTCGTTGCGAGGTGTGCAGGAACCCGGCAGCAGCATCCTGGAATGCGTCCAGGTTGCGGCGGGCCTGATGAATGCTGGTCCCCGGCCGTGCCGCCACTTCGATGTCCAGGAGCATGCCCCGCTCCACTTCCCCGAGCAGGGTTGTCAGGTCATCGCCCATGTAGCCGCGGAGTTGCCGAAGCTCGAAGGCCAGCCGGCCGAGCCGATCGAGCCCCTCCGTGCTGAGCTGGCGGCCGTTCGCGGAGATCCAGCCTTCCCGCGGCAACCAGTCCAGGGCTTCGACCAGGCTGGCGGCGTCGGTGAGGTCGCCCTCGATCACCGCCGCCTCCGCGCCGTCGTCGTCGGCGTCGGTTTCGGGGCGGCCGCGGCGCCGGGCGAGGAAGCTTGACCAGTCCCGCAGGGCCATCAGGTCCGCGGGGCCGATCCGCCAGCGCGCCCCGGCAAGCAGGCGCATCAGCGAATCAGAGCGGCCCGGATCTGCCAGGACCCTCAGGGTTGCAACGAGGTCAACGATCTCAGGGGTGTCCAGCAAACCGCCGAGGCCGACGATCTCATAAGGGATGCCCCGCACCTCGAATTCGCGGCGGATGCATTCCATTTGCGCCCGCCGGCGGCACAGCACCGCTATCGCGGGAGGCTCCGGCTCGGCGGCCGAGCCGCTGAAATCGGTGACCCGGAACTTCAGGACGTCAGCCGCGATGGCCGCGGCCTCGTCCTCGTCGGTGCCAAAGCGGCCCATGACTACCCGGCCCTGCACTGCGGCCGGGCTCGGCTGCAACGGCGGGACCTCGACGCTTCCGGCTATATCCCGCGCGCCGGCCGGCCCGGTGTGGGCAGCAGCCCTGCTGAGCGGCTCCGACATGACGTTGGCGGCGGAAAGAATGTTCCGGCCGTTGCGCCAGGCAGTGGTGAGGTACGACGTCGGTGCGACGGCGAAGCGAGCGGGGCGGTGCGCAACGCCGTCGTCATCCGTGCCGCCCGTTCCGGCAGTAACAACGTCTGTTCCCTCGGCACCGGCGTCATCATCGTTCCCAAGCCGCACCGGGAACTCGCGGACGAAGTGAAAGAGCTGGCCGGCAGAGGCACCGCGGAAGCCATAGATGGACTGGTTGGGATCCCCCACCGCGGTGACCGCGTGGCCGTCACCGAACAGCCGGGAGAAGAGGACGAGCTGGGCATGGGAGGTGTCCTGGAATTCGTCGAGTAACACCACCTTGTACCGCTGGCGTTCGGTTTCCGCGGCGACTGGGACCTCGTTGGCGACGCGGGCGGCGAGGGCTACGAGGTCGCCGAAGTCCAGTGCGCCCCGGGCGCGCTTGGCGTCTGCGTAGCGGCCCACCATCTCCGCGACGCTTGCCCGCGTGCGCAACAGGCCGCTCAGCTCGCCGACGGCCTGGCTGGGATTCTTTTTGGCAGTGGCGAGGTAGGGCAGCGCCTCGAACTCGGCGACCCGCTCCAGCAGCCAGCCGCGGACTGCGGCGGGATCCTGGAGGTGCTCCGCGCACTCGCCGGCCAGCTGGATGACGGCCTTGACCAGTGTCGATTTGGCGGAGCGGAAATGCTCATACTCGCCGTCGAAGGCCTCCACGACCTCGCTCGCCAGCTGGAAGGACTGGGCGCCGCCGAGCAGGACGACGTCGCGTTCGACGCCGAGCCGGAGGCCGTAGTCGGACACGATTCCACTGGCATAGGAATGGTAAGTGGAGACTTTGGGTTCGAGCGCGTCGGAACTAAGCTGCCCGGCGGGAAACATCTGATTCTGGGTGTCGGCTCCGGCGATGCGTTGCAGCGCGGCCAGCTTGGCGCGGATCCGGGTGGCAAGCTCACCGGCTGCCTTCCGGGTGAAGGTCACGCCGAGGACTTCCTCGGGACGGACCCAACCGTTGGCGACAAGCCACACCACACGGTCGGCCATCGTGGCGGTCTTGCCTGAGCCGGCGCCGGCGATGACAAGCCGGGGTTCCAGCGGCGAGGAAATGATGTGCGACTGTTCTGCGGTAGGGCTGTTCTTCTCGCCCAGTAGAGCGGACAGCTCCTCAGGTGTGAACCTGGGGGCCGGAAGGGCTGCGGGACGTGTTGTTCCGGGGCTCATTCTGTTACCTGCTTTCCCCGCAGGCACAGCGGGCAGACTTCGGGTAGGCGGCAGCCGTGGCCGCCGTGGCCTCCCTTGGACGGATCGTGGCGGGCCTCGAAGGTGCTCCCGGACATGACATGTGCTGCGCCGCCCACCATGTCCAGGGCCCAGTTTTCCGCGGGGTCCAGCGGCGGCTGGGCCTGGATGCCGGGACTCTTGGTGGTGGTGCCGAGCTGGGCGAGGACAGCCCCGCCGGGCAGGGGCGGCGGGCCGTCGTCGGGTCCGGCGAAACCCCCGGCCAGCACGGCGGCCTGGTAGGCCCCCAGCTGCGGGTGCCGATCGAGGTCGGCCTTGCCGGGCTGCCGCTTGCCGGTCTTGAGGTCCACCACGACGAGCCGGCCCTCGGCGTCGATCTCCAACCGGTCCACCTGGCCCCGCAGCACCGCTTGGCGGGCCGGCCAGGATTCACCGTCGGCGCCGGTGTCCGCGCTGGTCTTTCCGCTTGGAGCCGCTAGGTCCGGGAGCTTGACTTCGAAATCGACCTCGACGCCGACCAGCGACCGGCCTTCGCTGCGCATGACCAGCACATACTGGGCGAGTTTGCGGACCATTGTTTCGGCGCGCTGGAAGTCCAGCTTGCCTTCCCAGTTGTCTTTCATACCGAGCGCCGGCCAGCGGCGGATGAGTTCCGCGACGTATTCGCCGCCGGAGGCATCGGGGAGGTCCTGGGCGATGGCGTGGACCAGGGTACCCAAGCTCCGGGCAAAGTCGGTGGCGGCTTCTCCGCCGGCGGCCTGGACAAACCAGTCCAGCGGCGACTTCTGCACGGTTTCCACCTTTGACGGCGAGACGTAAACGGTGCCGCCGGGCGGAACCACCGGTTCGTCTGTGGACAGCGGTGCCAGGCCCCACCAGCTTCCGGGATGCGCGCCGGGCACGGGCGGTTCTGCCGCAGCCAGGGCGCCGAGTACGGTGCTGGCTTCGAGTGCCTCGGGGGTGCCGGCGTCCAGCTGGGCGTACTGGCGCAGTTCGGCGACGAGAGCACGCAGGGTGAGCGGGCGCTCCACCGGTGTGAAGCCGCGCCGGTCCTGGTTCGGGCCCAGCGGCGCCACGTAATCCAGGAACGATGACGGCTGGTCGTCCTCGGAGGACACGGCGGTACAGATCAGCACCTGCTTGGCCCGTGACACTGCGGTGGAGAAGCTGCGCAACTCGTCGTAACGGATTTCGCGCAGCCTGCTGAGCGGGTCCAGTTGCAGCGCGTACTCCACGCCGTACTCCACGGCGTCCGCAAACAGCGTGCTGCCGAGCAGCTCGCCGCGGAGCCTGGTATTGGGCCACACGCCTTCCTGCAGGCCGGGAACGATGACGACGGGCCACTCCCTGCCGGCGGCGCTGGCAGGGGTCATGAGTTCGACAGCGTCCTCCAGCTGGGCCCGTGCGGCGAGGGTGTCCATGGGAAGTTCCTGGCTGAGAAGGTACTCAAGGAACTGTTCGGGTCCGGAGCCGGGCAACTGGTCGACGTAGCGCTCGGCAGTATGAAAGAGGGCCATCATGGCGTCCAGGTCCCGGTCCGCCCGGGCACCCGAGGGTCCTCCTGCCAGCGCCGCCTCGGTCCAGCGCGAGGCCAGTCCGGTGGACTTCCAGAGCGCCCACAGCACCGTTTCGGCGTTGCCACCCGGTGCCTGGGCAGCATCCCGGCCCGACTGGATCATGCGGGCAATCCGGCGCGCGGAATGCCCTTCGATGCCGAGAGTGGCCAGGGCCCCCGGTTCCAGCAGCGCCTCGACGAGGAGCACGTCACTGGTGCGGCCGCCCCCGCCGAGGAGCTCCTCCCGGCGCAGCGACTGGCGCAGACGCCGCAGCTCTATGGCGGTTGCCCCGCCGATCCGCGAGGTCAGCAGCGCCACCGCCGCCTCCGGGCCCAGCACCGCCGGGTCCAGAGCCACGGCGTAGGCATCCAGCAGGGGCCGGACGGCGACCTCGTCACGGACGGCGGATTCGGCCACGGGGATCCGGACCGGGATGCCCTGCCCGGCAAGGTAACGCTGCAGCTGGCTGAGCTGGCCGCCGTTGCGCACGATCACGGCGATATCCCCGAGTTCGCGGCCGTCCTGCAGCTGGGCTTCCAGGATCCGTTGCGCCACGTAGCGCAACTCGTGCACCGCCGAGGGCAACAGGTGCGCTTCGACGGATCCATCGACGGTGCGCGCGGGTTGCTTCCCTCCCAGGAACTGGTCCCTTTCCTGCGACTGGTCCCTTTCCTGCGACTGGTCCCTTTCCTGCGGCTGCTCCAGCCTGCGCGCGGCCTGGCCGCCAGCGCGGCTGGAGATCCGGCTCGCGACGGCGAGCCACGCCTCCGCGACCGCGGGCGCGTGGCGGTGGGCGGTCCGGAGTGGCCGCTCGAGGACGCCGCCCCCGGCGGGGGCAAGCAACCGCGGAAGCTCCGCGACGAGGTCCGGGCGGGCGCCACGGAACCCCTGGACCACGGTATCCGGCGATGACGTGATCAGCGCCTCCTTGCCCGCGGCGATGTCCGCGAGCAGTTCAAAGACTGCCGGGTTGGCCTCCTGCATGTCATCGACCAGGATCAGCTGGAGCCTGTCGCGTTCAGCAGCGAGGAAGTCCGGCTCGTCCTGGAAGATCTGCCGGGCTGCGGTGATGATGCCGGCTGGGTCGAAGGATTCCGGCATCCGCAGGTCCAGCACATCGCGGTACTCCGCGTACAGCGCGGCGGCCGCGACCCAGTCCGGCCGGCGGCAGCGCCGTGCAAGGACCACGAGGTCCTCGGCCGTCCGTCCGGACTCGATGATCCGGTCGAAGAGCTGGCGGACTTCCTGCCGGAACCCCCGGGTCTGCAGGGCAGCGCCCAGGTCTTCCGGCCAGGGCAGCTCGAGTCCGGGCTGGGCGTGGCCTTCGAGGAGTTCCTTGATGATGAGGTCTTGTTCCGGACCCGACAACAGCTTCGGCGGGCGCGGCAACGGCAGGATCCCCTCCGCCTTGGCGCGCCGGATCACGTCGAAGGCGTACGACGCCCACGTGCGTGCCGGCGTCGTACTTAGACTGCGGTCCAGCCGCGCGGTAAAGCGGTCCCGGAGCGAGTCGGCGGCAAGCCGGTTCGGGGCGAGGATGAGCATGCGTTCGGGATCGAGCCCGTCCCGCTGTGCACGCCGGACGGCGGCCTCAACCAGCACTGTGGACTTGCCGGTTCCCGGCGCACCGGGGATAAGGACCGGGCCCGAGCCGTGCGGGACGTCGACGGCGGCGAGCTGGTCCGCGGTCAGCACGGGAACCGCGTTGTGCAGTTCGCGGGGCGGAAGGAGGCGGAGGCTGGTTGTGGGCGGGCGGGATTCGGTGTTCCTGCTCGGAACGTTCTTGTCCGGAAAGTTCTTGCCCTGAGTGTTCTTGCTCGAAGTGCTCTTGCCAGGAGTGTTCTTGCCAAGAGTGTTTTTGCTCGGAATGTTCTTGCTCGGAATACTCACACAGTCATTTCATCATCGGGGACCGACAGTTTTCGGGAGGTGCGTTCGAGCCGTTCGGCGACCGCGTCAATCCGGTCGAAATCACCGTCCGTCGGTGCCCACCGGGCGGTCATCAGATCCACGCGCCACCGCCCGTCACCGTGGTCAAGGTACCCGGCGTAGTTCCCCAGCAGCGGGGTGCCCTCCAGGATGTACCGGGTGAGGGCCTCACGTTCGTGGCCGGGCGGCGCGGCGCCGCTCGCCTTCAGGACCCGCCACCAGGAAACTGCACTGCCGTGGTGGCTCATTACGGAACCGACCTGCCGGGCACCGCCGGTACCGAGAAGTTCTGCGACGTCACCGTATGCCACTGCCGCGCCTGCGGGGAC is drawn from Micrococcaceae bacterium Sec5.8 and contains these coding sequences:
- a CDS encoding ATP-dependent DNA helicase, with the translated sequence MHNAVPVLTADQLAAVDVPHGSGPVLIPGAPGTGKSTVLVEAAVRRAQRDGLDPERMLILAPNRLAADSLRDRFTARLDRSLSTTPARTWASYAFDVIRRAKAEGILPLPRPPKLLSGPEQDLIIKELLEGHAQPGLELPWPEDLGAALQTRGFRQEVRQLFDRIIESGRTAEDLVVLARRCRRPDWVAAAALYAEYRDVLDLRMPESFDPAGIITAARQIFQDEPDFLAAERDRLQLILVDDMQEANPAVFELLADIAAGKEALITSSPDTVVQGFRGARPDLVAELPRLLAPAGGGVLERPLRTAHRHAPAVAEAWLAVASRISSRAGGQAARRLEQPQERDQSQERDQSQERDQFLGGKQPARTVDGSVEAHLLPSAVHELRYVAQRILEAQLQDGRELGDIAVIVRNGGQLSQLQRYLAGQGIPVRIPVAESAVRDEVAVRPLLDAYAVALDPAVLGPEAAVALLTSRIGGATAIELRRLRQSLRREELLGGGGRTSDVLLVEALLEPGALATLGIEGHSARRIARMIQSGRDAAQAPGGNAETVLWALWKSTGLASRWTEAALAGGPSGARADRDLDAMMALFHTAERYVDQLPGSGPEQFLEYLLSQELPMDTLAARAQLEDAVELMTPASAAGREWPVVIVPGLQEGVWPNTRLRGELLGSTLFADAVEYGVEYALQLDPLSRLREIRYDELRSFSTAVSRAKQVLICTAVSSEDDQPSSFLDYVAPLGPNQDRRGFTPVERPLTLRALVAELRQYAQLDAGTPEALEASTVLGALAAAEPPVPGAHPGSWWGLAPLSTDEPVVPPGGTVYVSPSKVETVQKSPLDWFVQAAGGEAATDFARSLGTLVHAIAQDLPDASGGEYVAELIRRWPALGMKDNWEGKLDFQRAETMVRKLAQYVLVMRSEGRSLVGVEVDFEVKLPDLAAPSGKTSADTGADGESWPARQAVLRGQVDRLEIDAEGRLVVVDLKTGKRQPGKADLDRHPQLGAYQAAVLAGGFAGPDDGPPPLPGGAVLAQLGTTTKSPGIQAQPPLDPAENWALDMVGGAAHVMSGSTFEARHDPSKGGHGGHGCRLPEVCPLCLRGKQVTE
- a CDS encoding MGMT family protein, yielding MKLAYVEAVLDVVALVPAGAAVAYGDVAELLGTGGARQVGSVMSHHGSAVSWWRVLKASGAAPPGHEREALTRYILEGTPLLGNYAGYLDHGDGRWRVDLMTARWAPTDGDFDRIDAVAERLERTSRKLSVPDDEMTV